In Mycobacterium sp. 050128, one genomic interval encodes:
- a CDS encoding SDR family NAD(P)-dependent oxidoreductase yields the protein MTFATKYGPWALVAGASDGVGAAFAAGLAERGVNVVLLARRQAVLDQVATEIESRTDAQTRTLAVDLAEPGAAAKVAEATSDLEIGFLVYCAGADPNYKPFLDNPIGAAEAMVQRNCMVPMQLCHHFAPAMVKRGSGGIVIFGSGAGLAGGPNMVAYGATKAFDMVFAEALWAELHDKGVDVLGLILGKTNTPALRELEYSRGNIGSPDEVPEGAASVDDVIAEAFDNLTNGPTLMAGDVMKAAAQFVASLPRKQAVEMFTQAAAVAMGPDR from the coding sequence ATGACATTCGCCACGAAGTACGGTCCGTGGGCGCTGGTCGCCGGTGCCTCCGACGGCGTGGGTGCGGCATTCGCCGCGGGACTGGCCGAACGCGGCGTCAACGTCGTACTGCTGGCTCGCCGCCAAGCGGTGCTCGATCAGGTCGCCACCGAGATCGAATCCCGAACCGATGCCCAAACCCGAACCCTCGCCGTCGATCTCGCCGAGCCGGGCGCGGCCGCCAAGGTGGCCGAAGCCACCAGCGACCTGGAGATCGGTTTCTTGGTGTACTGCGCCGGTGCGGATCCCAATTACAAACCCTTCCTTGATAATCCGATCGGCGCCGCCGAGGCGATGGTGCAGCGCAACTGCATGGTGCCGATGCAGCTGTGCCATCACTTCGCCCCGGCGATGGTCAAGCGGGGTAGCGGCGGCATTGTCATCTTCGGGTCCGGAGCGGGATTGGCCGGCGGACCCAACATGGTCGCCTACGGTGCGACGAAGGCGTTCGACATGGTTTTCGCCGAAGCGCTCTGGGCCGAGTTGCACGACAAGGGCGTCGACGTCCTGGGCCTCATTCTGGGCAAGACCAACACTCCCGCCTTGCGTGAACTCGAATACAGCCGCGGCAATATCGGTTCGCCAGACGAGGTGCCCGAGGGTGCCGCCTCCGTCGACGACGTCATCGCGGAGGCCTTCGACAACCTGACGAACGGCCCGACGTTGATGGCGGGTGACGTCATGAAGGCCGCCGCACAATTCGTGGCGTCATTGCCCCGCAAGCAGGCCGTCGAAATGTTCACCCAGGCCGCGGCCGTGGCGATGGGGCCCGATCGCTAA
- a CDS encoding sodium:proton exchanger: MLATDRPAGSIPTAAARSPRRTLFRSALITAIFIAPAVVVRIIGLHPDPVVALLIFGAAVVSASFLLAWAAEAAQIDVSGGLAIAVLALVAVLPEYAVDLYYAFVSGHNPEYAQYAAANMTGSNRLLMGLGWPVVVLVSVVAARRIGAGKTTGLALEPANRVELGFLLIAGLAAFAIPVGGEIHFAMGLALLAWFGFYLYKVSHGDVEEPDLVGTAAAVGELSDRTRRIIVVSLFTLSGAVILLCAKPFADNLVAAGTELGIDRFLLVQWLAPLASEAPEFIIATIFAARGKGTAAIATLISSKVNQWTLLIGSLPVAHMLGGGGFSLALDSRQVEEVLLTASQTLMGVAVILALRFGRAAAWTLLGLFIVQFPLTSTPERLVLCGIYAAIAVGGFIVNRGYVTATLKAPFLGTAVRHAGPPHHPAEEAALPR; this comes from the coding sequence ATGCTCGCCACTGACAGGCCCGCCGGCTCGATTCCGACGGCGGCGGCACGCTCGCCACGGCGAACGCTCTTCCGCTCGGCGTTGATCACCGCGATATTCATCGCCCCCGCGGTCGTGGTGCGAATCATCGGCCTGCATCCGGACCCGGTTGTCGCCCTGCTGATCTTCGGTGCCGCGGTGGTCTCGGCCAGTTTCCTGCTGGCGTGGGCCGCCGAGGCCGCACAGATCGACGTCTCCGGCGGACTGGCGATCGCGGTGCTCGCCCTGGTCGCGGTGCTGCCCGAATACGCGGTGGACCTCTACTACGCGTTTGTGTCCGGCCATAACCCGGAATACGCGCAGTACGCGGCGGCCAATATGACCGGATCCAATCGGCTGTTGATGGGCCTGGGGTGGCCGGTCGTGGTGCTGGTCAGCGTCGTCGCGGCGCGCCGGATCGGTGCCGGCAAGACGACGGGCCTGGCTCTGGAGCCCGCCAATCGCGTCGAACTCGGGTTCCTGTTGATCGCCGGCCTGGCCGCGTTCGCGATCCCGGTCGGCGGCGAGATCCATTTCGCGATGGGGCTGGCACTATTGGCCTGGTTCGGCTTCTACCTGTACAAGGTCAGCCACGGCGATGTCGAAGAACCCGACCTGGTCGGTACCGCCGCCGCTGTCGGTGAGCTCTCGGATCGGACCCGCCGCATCATCGTCGTCAGCCTGTTCACCTTGTCCGGCGCCGTGATCCTGTTGTGTGCCAAGCCCTTTGCCGACAATCTGGTCGCGGCCGGCACCGAGCTGGGCATCGACCGATTCCTGCTGGTGCAGTGGCTCGCGCCGTTGGCCTCCGAGGCGCCCGAGTTCATCATCGCGACGATCTTCGCCGCCCGCGGCAAGGGCACCGCGGCCATCGCCACGCTGATCTCGTCCAAGGTCAACCAGTGGACGCTGCTGATCGGATCGCTGCCGGTGGCCCACATGCTGGGCGGTGGTGGCTTCTCCCTGGCGCTCGACTCCCGCCAAGTCGAGGAAGTCTTGCTCACCGCCAGCCAGACGTTGATGGGGGTCGCGGTGATCCTGGCGCTGCGCTTCGGCCGGGCCGCCGCCTGGACGCTGCTGGGATTGTTCATCGTTCAGTTCCCGCTCACCTCGACTCCGGAGCGTCTGGTGCTCTGCGGCATCTACGCGGCGATCGCCGTCGGCGGATTCATCGTCAACCGCGGCTACGTGACCGCCACGCTGAAGGCGCCTTTCCTCGGAACAGCCGTCCGGCACGCCGGTCCTCCGCACCACCCGGCCGAGGAAGCGGCCCTCCCGAGGTAG
- a CDS encoding SDR family oxidoreductase has protein sequence MNRVSVITGGAGGMGLATAKIVGGDHTLVLCDVRQDRLDTAAATLKDLGITVTAMNCDVTDRGAVTELLDTATGLGTLSSVIHTAGVSPSMGSAEYVMRTNAIGTVNVNEAFYATGAEGSVIVNVASMAAHMLPAELIPTAAFPSAIDDGDVFWDAMMTACEIAGEDARSGIAYALSKSFVKWYSQSQAERFNARGLRIVSVSPGSIDTEMGRLEEQAGAGAMVANAAVPRWGKPEEMAELLAFCASDKAGYLTGTDILNDGGVIASMTERARVAADG, from the coding sequence ATGAATCGAGTCTCGGTGATCACGGGTGGCGCGGGCGGCATGGGTCTGGCCACGGCGAAAATTGTGGGCGGCGACCACACGCTGGTTCTCTGCGATGTCAGGCAGGACCGGCTCGATACGGCGGCAGCAACCCTGAAAGACCTCGGGATCACCGTTACCGCCATGAATTGCGACGTGACAGACCGGGGTGCCGTCACCGAGCTGCTCGACACCGCAACGGGCCTCGGCACCCTCTCCTCGGTGATCCACACCGCGGGAGTGAGCCCGAGCATGGGCTCCGCGGAGTACGTAATGCGCACCAATGCAATCGGCACCGTCAACGTCAACGAGGCTTTCTACGCCACCGGCGCCGAAGGCTCGGTGATCGTCAATGTGGCATCGATGGCGGCCCACATGCTGCCCGCGGAACTGATTCCGACGGCAGCGTTTCCGTCGGCGATCGATGACGGCGATGTCTTCTGGGACGCCATGATGACGGCGTGCGAGATCGCCGGAGAAGACGCGCGATCCGGAATCGCCTACGCGTTGAGCAAGAGTTTCGTGAAGTGGTACAGCCAGTCACAGGCGGAGCGCTTTAACGCGCGCGGATTGCGCATCGTCTCGGTCTCTCCGGGATCCATCGACACCGAGATGGGCCGACTCGAGGAACAGGCCGGCGCCGGCGCGATGGTCGCCAACGCCGCAGTCCCGCGCTGGGGCAAGCCGGAGGAGATGGCCGAGCTACTCGCCTTCTGCGCAAGTGACAAGGCGGGCTACCTCACCGGCACCGACATCCTCAACGACGGCGGCGTGATCGCCTCGATGACCGAGCGGGCCCGGGTGGCCGCCGACGGCTAG
- a CDS encoding SulP family inorganic anion transporter has product MGFALNYDAVKGRHDVIAGLTVAAISFPQAMAYALIAGVDPRFGVYSAIVVTIVASIFGSSSHLINGPTSAISLLVFTALAFIDSENSTELFEGLFLLAVLVGAFQIVISLFKLGNLTRYISESVIIGFMAAAAFLLAVGQLANALGVRDKGNGHMQVLHRVWLTLSHGDHVNYRAVVLSTAAVVLAVVLRKLVQRYRWPQIDMLAVLIITSVIAYLAGWSIPGAGGHTAVSVAAKIPRSLPTAHVPEVHTEWLPHLSTGALAIAFVGIIEALSIAKAIAYQTQQKIDYNRQIMAEGLANLAGGFFQSLPGSGSLSRSAINFQSGAKTRFSGIVSAATVAAALLLFAPLLRYVPQPALAGLLLVTAVRLVDFKRLIYTIKASRYDAGLVIVTAFTGVAIDLDKSVLLGVVLSILLFVPRAAKLKARELIVTPERVVRERISGEAADEFVVIYDLEGELFFGAAPELDRYLSEISKRIVDDDIKFAVLRLKRVRHPDVVCIERIEHFLREETARGVTVLLAGVRADTLAVLNNVGFKSWFTAEHVFPEEDEDFSATLKAVRYAHGKLADLKLKEPSPIAPELTNFYYLV; this is encoded by the coding sequence GTGGGCTTCGCGCTGAACTACGACGCGGTCAAAGGCAGGCATGACGTCATTGCCGGCCTCACCGTCGCCGCCATCTCCTTCCCCCAGGCGATGGCGTATGCGTTGATCGCCGGGGTCGACCCGCGATTCGGGGTGTACTCGGCGATCGTCGTCACGATCGTCGCCTCGATATTCGGGTCGTCCTCGCATCTGATCAACGGCCCCACCAGTGCCATATCGCTGTTGGTATTCACGGCGCTTGCCTTCATCGATTCGGAAAACAGCACCGAGCTTTTCGAAGGGCTGTTCCTGCTGGCTGTGCTGGTGGGCGCGTTTCAGATCGTGATCAGTTTGTTCAAGCTCGGCAACCTGACCCGCTACATTTCCGAGTCGGTCATCATCGGCTTCATGGCGGCTGCGGCATTTCTGCTGGCCGTCGGACAGTTGGCCAACGCGCTGGGCGTACGCGACAAGGGCAACGGGCACATGCAGGTCTTACATCGGGTCTGGCTCACCCTCTCGCATGGCGATCACGTCAACTACCGAGCTGTGGTATTAAGCACGGCGGCAGTGGTTTTGGCGGTTGTGCTGCGCAAGCTGGTGCAGCGTTACCGTTGGCCGCAGATCGACATGCTTGCGGTGCTGATCATCACTTCGGTGATCGCCTACCTCGCGGGATGGTCGATCCCCGGGGCCGGCGGTCATACCGCGGTGTCGGTGGCCGCCAAGATCCCACGGAGCCTGCCCACCGCGCATGTCCCCGAAGTCCACACCGAGTGGCTACCACACCTGTCGACCGGCGCGCTTGCGATTGCGTTCGTCGGCATCATCGAGGCTTTGTCCATCGCCAAAGCCATTGCCTACCAAACCCAGCAGAAGATCGACTACAACCGGCAGATCATGGCCGAAGGTCTCGCCAACCTTGCCGGCGGTTTCTTCCAAAGCCTGCCCGGCTCGGGTTCGCTGTCGCGGTCGGCGATCAACTTCCAGTCCGGAGCCAAGACGCGATTCTCCGGAATCGTTTCGGCCGCAACGGTTGCCGCCGCGCTGCTGTTGTTCGCCCCGCTCCTGCGTTACGTGCCACAGCCCGCACTGGCGGGCCTGCTGCTGGTGACCGCCGTACGGCTGGTCGACTTCAAGCGGCTGATCTATACCATCAAGGCGTCGCGCTACGACGCGGGACTGGTGATCGTCACCGCCTTCACCGGCGTGGCTATCGATTTGGACAAGTCAGTCCTGCTCGGTGTGGTCCTGTCGATCCTGCTGTTCGTGCCGCGTGCGGCCAAGCTGAAAGCGCGGGAGCTCATCGTCACACCCGAACGTGTTGTCCGCGAGCGTATTTCGGGCGAGGCCGCGGACGAGTTCGTGGTGATCTATGACCTGGAAGGCGAGCTGTTTTTCGGTGCCGCACCGGAATTGGATCGCTACCTGTCCGAGATCAGCAAACGGATAGTCGACGACGACATCAAGTTCGCGGTATTGCGACTCAAACGGGTTCGCCACCCGGACGTCGTGTGCATCGAGCGCATCGAGCATTTCCTGCGGGAAGAGACCGCACGCGGTGTCACCGTGCTACTTGCCGGGGTGCGTGCGGACACGCTCGCGGTGCTGAACAACGTCGGATTTAAAAGTTGGTTCACCGCAGAGCATGTCTTCCCCGAAGAGGACGAGGATTTCTCCGCGACGCTCAAGGCGGTGCGCTACGCCCACGGCAAGCTGGCTGACTTGAAGCTGAAGGAACCGTCCCCGATCGCACCGGAACTCACGAACTTCTACTACCTGGTCTAG
- a CDS encoding sulfate ABC transporter substrate-binding protein — translation MLKARPALRRFLPRISWLNVLGVVALVFATVALGVKNVPDAGSNQILNVSYDPTRELYGAIDRAFVPHYRAQTGVTLDIKESHGGSGRQLRSVLDGSQKASVVSLALISDIQTLSKHGLIAPNWQQRLPHNSVPYTSTVVFVVRKGNPRGIRDWPDLVNAGVSVVTPNPRSSGNGQLSVLAAWGSVTTRGGTPAQAKAYVKSLLSHVAVSDSGARGAGDSFTLAKIGDVQLTWENEALREVAANSDDLELVYPPVSILAEPAVAWVDANLAEPDTATYAKAYLEYLFTDVAQEQAAQFGYRPFKQEILAKHADRLPPLALFGIGEIAKDWSDAREQFFGTNGILDTISAPPAAASGT, via the coding sequence ATGTTGAAAGCGCGTCCGGCTTTGAGGCGTTTTCTTCCCCGCATTAGCTGGCTCAACGTCCTCGGCGTGGTGGCCCTCGTTTTTGCGACGGTTGCACTCGGGGTCAAGAACGTTCCCGATGCGGGATCCAATCAGATCCTGAACGTCTCCTATGACCCCACGCGCGAGCTGTACGGCGCGATCGACCGGGCGTTCGTCCCACACTATCGGGCGCAGACCGGTGTCACCCTGGACATCAAAGAGTCGCACGGCGGTTCGGGCCGTCAATTACGAAGTGTTCTCGATGGTAGTCAGAAGGCCAGCGTGGTGTCGCTGGCGTTGATCAGTGACATCCAGACGTTGAGCAAACACGGGCTGATCGCGCCCAATTGGCAACAGCGGCTGCCGCACAATTCGGTGCCTTACACGTCGACCGTCGTCTTCGTTGTCCGCAAAGGCAATCCGCGAGGCATTCGTGACTGGCCCGATCTGGTCAATGCGGGTGTGTCCGTAGTGACGCCGAACCCTCGCAGCTCCGGCAACGGTCAGCTGAGCGTTCTGGCGGCCTGGGGATCGGTGACCACCCGCGGCGGCACCCCGGCCCAGGCGAAGGCCTACGTGAAGTCGCTGCTGTCCCACGTGGCGGTATCCGACAGCGGAGCGCGCGGGGCGGGCGACAGTTTCACCCTGGCCAAGATCGGTGACGTCCAATTGACTTGGGAGAACGAGGCGCTGCGCGAGGTCGCCGCCAACTCCGACGATCTCGAGCTCGTCTACCCACCGGTCAGCATCCTGGCCGAGCCGGCGGTGGCCTGGGTCGACGCAAACCTCGCGGAGCCCGACACCGCGACCTATGCCAAGGCGTATCTGGAGTATTTGTTCACCGACGTCGCACAAGAGCAAGCGGCGCAATTCGGCTATCGGCCGTTCAAGCAGGAGATCCTCGCCAAACACGCCGATCGACTGCCGCCGCTCGCACTCTTCGGAATCGGCGAGATCGCCAAGGATTGGAGCGACGCGCGCGAGCAGTTCTTCGGCACCAACGGAATCCTCGACACCATCTCGGCGCCGCCCGCGGCGGCGTCGGGAACCTAG
- a CDS encoding DUF2252 domain-containing protein: MPQRVLRDRLIELEVPGEDVARGRALRKTVPRRSLAQLTPSSRSATEILVAQNAGRISELVPLRFARMLADPFAFYRGSAAVMAADLAASPSTGIEIMCCGDAHISNFGLYAAPHRSIVFDLNDFDEAAVAPAEWDVKRLITSAVIGGRHAEYSAEAIRRCVEQALVGYQHSLEAMLEEMDVLERYYLRVEPEHYTGTMSKGLQAVIQKTISRARTRTSARVFKQITEIGPDGTPRLREAPPVLQHVDEDVEAPLVESIQEYLTLVPADVALLLSHFRVADVALRVVGVGSVGTRCYLVILVGPNDTPLILQIKEATRSVLDEYGGWHQPESLTAAIEANGHGVRVTDGQLILQAMSDVFLGSTRKDGRDYYVRQFHDMKGTIETEGMSPSTFTDYVTACAVLLARAHAQSANASILRGYVGTSNTVHEAVAEWSYAYADKSLDDFHQLRAAAAAGEIEVAEDPAR, translated from the coding sequence ATGCCGCAACGGGTGTTGCGTGACCGCTTGATCGAACTCGAAGTTCCGGGCGAAGATGTGGCCCGCGGCCGGGCCCTGCGCAAGACCGTCCCCCGACGCTCCCTCGCGCAGCTGACTCCCTCGTCGCGATCCGCGACGGAAATCCTCGTCGCCCAAAATGCGGGCCGGATAAGCGAACTCGTTCCGCTGCGGTTCGCCCGAATGCTCGCCGACCCGTTCGCCTTTTACCGCGGTTCGGCGGCGGTCATGGCCGCCGATCTCGCCGCGAGCCCGTCGACGGGGATCGAAATCATGTGCTGCGGCGATGCGCACATCTCCAACTTCGGCCTGTATGCCGCCCCGCATCGCTCGATCGTCTTCGACCTGAACGACTTCGACGAGGCCGCGGTCGCCCCAGCCGAGTGGGACGTCAAGCGCCTGATCACCAGCGCGGTCATCGGCGGCCGTCACGCCGAATACTCCGCCGAGGCCATCCGGCGTTGCGTCGAGCAGGCACTGGTGGGCTACCAACACAGTCTGGAGGCGATGCTCGAGGAGATGGACGTTCTGGAGCGCTACTACCTACGGGTGGAGCCCGAGCATTACACGGGGACGATGTCCAAGGGCCTGCAGGCGGTGATCCAGAAGACGATATCGCGGGCGCGTACCCGAACGTCGGCGCGAGTCTTCAAGCAAATCACCGAGATTGGGCCCGACGGGACGCCGCGCTTGCGGGAAGCGCCGCCCGTGCTGCAGCACGTCGACGAGGATGTCGAGGCGCCGCTGGTGGAGTCGATTCAGGAGTATCTGACGTTGGTGCCGGCCGACGTCGCGCTGCTGTTGTCGCACTTCCGGGTCGCCGACGTCGCGCTCCGCGTGGTTGGTGTCGGCAGCGTCGGGACCCGTTGCTACTTGGTCATTCTGGTGGGCCCGAACGACACGCCACTGATACTGCAGATCAAGGAGGCTACGCGTTCGGTGCTCGACGAATACGGCGGGTGGCATCAACCGGAGAGCCTCACCGCGGCGATCGAGGCCAATGGCCACGGGGTGCGCGTCACCGATGGTCAACTGATCCTGCAGGCCATGTCGGATGTGTTCCTCGGATCGACCCGCAAGGACGGTCGTGACTATTACGTTCGTCAGTTCCACGACATGAAGGGCACCATCGAGACCGAAGGCATGTCGCCGTCCACCTTCACGGACTACGTCACTGCGTGCGCGGTGCTGTTGGCGCGGGCGCACGCGCAGAGCGCGAATGCCTCGATCCTGCGTGGCTACGTCGGCACCAGCAATACGGTGCACGAAGCGGTCGCCGAATGGTCCTACGCCTACGCCGATAAGTCCCTGGACGACTTTCATCAACTGCGCGCGGCGGCCGCGGCCGGCGAAATCGAAGTCGCCGAGGACCCCGCGCGATAG
- a CDS encoding flavin-containing monooxygenase encodes MKYLLGRVRAATRRRRSPRVAIIGAGFGGLGAAVALRRAGIDDLVIIEADDGVGGTWRRNTYPGAACDVQSHLYSFSFAHNKSWSRTYARQPEILAYLETVADDFDLRRHLRLETRVRSAEWNADTWSWECRLERDGRTSTLTADAVVCAVGLFGSLKLPDIAGLNDFRGFVMHTAQWDHDFALAGKKVAVIGTGASAIQLVPELAKAAAHVTVFQRTPPWMVPKEDRPYSATELAEFRRNPLAVRRARWQIWKLLHDNTATFADDPVVTARTQIATSFLERTVADERLRRALTPDYPFRCKRVLLGDDYYRALQQDNVALVTDPIDRITETSVVTAAGEVVEVDAIALATGFETSRYLSGIDVVGSAGQRLHERWGDDPTAYLGVAVSGFPNFFMLYGPNTNQGGNSIVYILEAGARLVTSAVTRLARRGGYLDVRAEAENRYNEQLSADLERTIWTRCDSYFRSPTGRIVTQWPYTALEYARRTWRLRTRDWLHHTGVAPRRLTNAEIDYPADQFTGG; translated from the coding sequence GTGAAGTATCTCCTCGGCCGGGTCCGCGCGGCGACCCGGCGGCGACGCTCACCCAGGGTGGCGATCATCGGCGCGGGATTCGGCGGGCTGGGTGCGGCGGTGGCACTGCGCCGGGCCGGTATCGACGACCTGGTGATCATCGAGGCCGACGACGGCGTCGGCGGTACCTGGCGGCGCAACACCTACCCCGGCGCGGCGTGTGATGTCCAGAGCCACCTGTACTCGTTTTCGTTCGCGCACAATAAGTCCTGGAGCCGGACCTACGCTCGGCAGCCCGAGATCCTTGCCTACCTGGAAACTGTGGCCGACGACTTCGACTTGCGCCGGCACCTGCGGCTGGAGACAAGGGTGCGATCGGCGGAATGGAATGCGGATACCTGGAGCTGGGAGTGCCGGCTGGAACGCGATGGCCGTACCAGCACGCTGACCGCCGACGCGGTGGTCTGCGCGGTCGGATTGTTCGGATCGCTGAAGCTGCCCGATATCGCGGGGCTCAACGATTTTCGCGGCTTCGTCATGCACACCGCCCAGTGGGATCACGACTTCGCGCTGGCGGGCAAGAAGGTGGCGGTGATCGGCACCGGTGCCAGTGCGATACAACTCGTTCCCGAACTGGCGAAGGCCGCCGCGCACGTGACGGTCTTTCAACGCACCCCGCCATGGATGGTTCCCAAGGAGGACCGCCCTTACAGCGCAACCGAATTGGCGGAGTTCCGGCGCAACCCGCTGGCAGTACGCCGCGCCCGTTGGCAGATCTGGAAACTGCTGCACGACAACACCGCGACCTTCGCCGACGACCCGGTGGTCACCGCGCGCACCCAGATCGCTACCTCGTTCCTGGAGCGCACCGTAGCCGACGAACGGCTGCGGCGCGCCCTGACGCCGGACTATCCGTTCCGCTGTAAGCGGGTGCTGCTCGGCGACGACTACTACCGGGCGCTGCAGCAAGACAATGTCGCGCTCGTCACCGACCCGATCGATCGGATCACCGAGACGTCGGTCGTTACGGCCGCGGGGGAGGTCGTCGAGGTCGACGCGATCGCGCTGGCGACCGGATTCGAGACGTCGCGCTACCTGTCGGGGATCGACGTGGTCGGCAGTGCGGGGCAGCGCCTGCACGAGCGTTGGGGCGACGATCCCACCGCGTACCTGGGCGTGGCGGTCAGCGGCTTCCCGAACTTCTTCATGTTGTACGGCCCCAACACCAACCAGGGCGGAAACTCGATCGTCTACATCCTGGAAGCCGGCGCGCGCCTGGTGACCAGCGCGGTCACTCGGTTGGCGCGCCGGGGCGGTTACCTCGATGTGCGCGCCGAAGCCGAAAATCGTTACAACGAGCAGCTTTCCGCGGACTTGGAGCGCACCATCTGGACTCGGTGCGACAGTTACTTTCGCTCGCCGACGGGCCGGATCGTCACCCAATGGCCTTACACCGCACTGGAATACGCGCGCCGGACCTGGAGACTGCGAACCCGCGACTGGCTGCACCACACCGGCGTTGCTCCGCGGCGGCTGACCAATGCCGAAATCGATTACCCCGCGGATCAATTCACCGGCGGCTAG
- a CDS encoding flavin-containing monooxygenase → MTETVGCAFDVDALRRKYAEERARRLRPDGIDQYVEIAGDFARFAEDPWVDGEFTREPRTDEVDVAIVGAGFGGLLTGVRLRELGVKSVRLIDRAADVGGTWYWNRYPGIACDVESYVYIPLLEELGYIPVEKYAKGAEIFAHCQRIAQQYDLYRDACLRTDVQEIRWAPGESRWIIRTNRGDEMRAKFVSMANGYQAKPKLPGIPGLGSFRGHTFHTSRWDYGYTGEKLENLAGRRVGIIGTGATAVQCVPHLGAAAQQLYVFQRTPSSVDVRANAATDPRWVNTLRPGWQRERIQNFQILTAGGQAPEDLVADAWTSITRKLPVMRHDGDGSVDPQQRGRDIELADFAKMEEIRARIDGIVADRATAEALKPWYGYFCKRPCFHDDYLQTFNRDNVTLVDTRGLGVEQITESGVVVDGVAYELDCLIFATGFEVGTDYSRRTGFDLIGRDGVSLTERWSDGVRTFQGLCANGFPNCFIESISQAGLTVNFPYLLDVQATHAAWIIAWALEHGVTEVEASSAAEAAWVDTVVARSTATAERAKTCTPGYYNREGKADAKTRQGSFFFGTPTEYADILESWRAQGDLAGLDIRRAGP, encoded by the coding sequence TTGACCGAAACTGTTGGGTGCGCGTTCGACGTCGATGCGCTGCGGCGCAAGTATGCCGAGGAACGCGCGCGCCGGTTGCGGCCCGACGGGATCGACCAGTACGTGGAGATTGCCGGTGACTTCGCCCGTTTCGCCGAAGATCCTTGGGTCGACGGGGAATTTACCCGCGAGCCGCGTACCGACGAGGTCGACGTCGCGATCGTGGGAGCCGGCTTCGGCGGGCTACTGACCGGCGTGCGGTTGCGCGAGCTCGGCGTGAAAAGTGTCCGGTTGATCGACCGGGCGGCCGACGTGGGCGGCACCTGGTACTGGAATCGGTATCCGGGAATCGCCTGCGACGTCGAGTCCTACGTGTACATCCCGCTGCTGGAGGAACTCGGCTACATCCCGGTGGAGAAATACGCCAAGGGCGCCGAGATCTTTGCGCACTGCCAGCGCATCGCGCAACAATACGACCTGTACCGCGACGCTTGCCTGCGCACCGACGTGCAGGAGATACGTTGGGCGCCAGGTGAATCCCGCTGGATCATTCGCACCAATCGGGGCGACGAGATGCGGGCCAAGTTCGTCTCGATGGCCAACGGGTATCAAGCCAAACCCAAACTGCCCGGCATTCCCGGTCTGGGATCGTTTCGCGGCCACACGTTCCACACCAGCCGCTGGGATTACGGCTACACCGGCGAGAAGCTGGAGAACCTGGCCGGCCGGCGCGTCGGGATCATCGGCACCGGCGCGACCGCGGTTCAATGCGTGCCGCATCTGGGGGCCGCCGCGCAGCAGCTGTACGTCTTCCAGCGCACACCTTCGTCGGTCGACGTGCGCGCGAACGCGGCCACGGATCCGCGGTGGGTCAACACATTACGGCCGGGCTGGCAACGCGAGCGCATCCAGAACTTTCAGATCCTGACCGCGGGCGGGCAGGCGCCCGAGGACCTCGTCGCCGACGCCTGGACGAGCATCACCCGCAAGCTGCCGGTGATGCGTCACGACGGCGACGGGTCGGTGGACCCGCAGCAGCGCGGCCGCGACATCGAGCTCGCGGACTTCGCCAAGATGGAGGAAATCCGGGCCCGAATCGACGGCATCGTCGCCGACCGGGCCACCGCCGAGGCGCTCAAACCCTGGTACGGATACTTCTGCAAGCGCCCCTGCTTCCACGACGACTACCTGCAAACCTTCAACCGGGACAACGTGACACTGGTCGACACTCGCGGTCTCGGTGTGGAGCAAATCACCGAGTCCGGCGTTGTCGTCGACGGCGTGGCCTACGAGCTCGACTGCCTGATCTTCGCCACGGGTTTCGAAGTCGGCACCGATTACAGCCGCCGCACCGGCTTCGACCTGATCGGCCGGGACGGCGTGAGCCTGACCGAGCGCTGGAGTGACGGCGTGCGCACCTTCCAGGGCTTGTGCGCCAACGGTTTCCCCAACTGCTTCATCGAAAGCATCTCGCAGGCGGGATTGACGGTGAATTTCCCGTACCTGCTTGACGTGCAAGCCACCCACGCCGCCTGGATCATCGCGTGGGCCCTCGAACACGGCGTCACCGAGGTCGAGGCGTCGTCGGCCGCCGAAGCAGCCTGGGTCGACACGGTGGTCGCGCGCTCGACCGCGACCGCCGAACGCGCCAAGACCTGCACGCCCGGTTACTACAACCGGGAGGGCAAGGCGGACGCCAAGACCCGGCAGGGCAGCTTCTTCTTCGGCACGCCAACGGAATACGCCGACATCCTGGAGTCCTGGCGGGCGCAGGGCGATCTGGCCGGGCTCGACATTCGCCGAGCCGGGCCGTGA